Proteins from a genomic interval of Brachybacterium vulturis:
- a CDS encoding lycopene cyclase domain-containing protein, with translation MTSLVYLLALLIPLVCMGLLDRRFRLVLWRAPRRAALVLVAGIVLFLLWDLAAIAAGHYRMGASPWMTGILLGRELPLEELVFITFLSYHALVLWGLVDLLLGRVRRRSSVGDREGAR, from the coding sequence ATGACCTCGCTGGTGTACCTCCTCGCGCTGCTGATCCCGCTGGTGTGCATGGGTCTGCTGGATCGGCGCTTCCGCCTGGTGCTGTGGCGTGCCCCCCGGCGCGCGGCGCTCGTGCTGGTGGCGGGGATCGTCCTGTTCCTGCTCTGGGACCTCGCCGCGATCGCTGCCGGCCACTACCGGATGGGGGCGAGCCCGTGGATGACCGGGATCCTGCTGGGCCGCGAGCTCCCGCTCGAGGAGCTGGTGTTCATCACCTTCCTCAGCTATCACGCCCTGGTGCTGTGGGGGCTGGTGGACCTGCTGCTGGGGCGGGTCCGCCGCCGGAGCAGCGTCGGCGACCGGGAGGGGGCACGATGA
- a CDS encoding lycopene cyclase domain-containing protein, which yields MSYAALAGLFLLVPLAVLVLAVVRRRPGRRWWLTTAVTLAGLLVLTVVFDTVMIATDLFRFAEDDLLGIRLGLAPLEDLAWPLAAGLLLPALWLLLTPQEEE from the coding sequence ATGAGCTACGCCGCCCTGGCCGGGCTGTTCCTGCTGGTGCCTCTCGCGGTCCTGGTGCTGGCCGTCGTGCGGCGCCGCCCCGGACGCCGCTGGTGGCTGACCACCGCGGTGACGCTCGCGGGGCTGCTGGTGCTCACCGTCGTGTTCGACACGGTGATGATCGCCACGGACCTGTTCCGCTTCGCCGAGGACGACCTGCTGGGGATCAGGCTCGGCCTGGCCCCGCTGGAGGACCTGGCCTGGCCGCTGGCCGCCGGGCTGCTGCTGCCCGCGCTGTGGCTGCTGCTGACCCCGCAGGAGGAAGAATGA
- a CDS encoding prenyltransferase — translation MTAVSTAPRAAAQLLGTSRPLSWVNTAYPFAAAYLLAGGGVDAALVVGTLFFLIPYNLLMYGVNDVFDHESDLRNPRKGGVEGIVLDRRVHRLTLWSAALTTLPFAVALLAMGGAVSALVLLVVLAAVVGYSAPGLRLKERPGLDSVTSSTHFVGPAAFGLALAGAPLGLTAAASLVAFFLWGMASHAFGAVQDVQPDRYAGIGSIATVIGAARTVRLSLVLYAAAGAVMLLTGWPAALAGLLALPYLVSIWPFRALSDDRAEQANRGWRRFLWLNLVTGFLLTQLLIVIALMR, via the coding sequence ATGACCGCTGTGAGCACCGCCCCCCGTGCGGCGGCTCAGCTGCTGGGCACCTCGCGCCCGCTGAGCTGGGTCAACACCGCCTACCCCTTCGCCGCCGCCTACCTGCTGGCCGGGGGCGGTGTCGATGCGGCCCTGGTGGTGGGCACGCTGTTCTTCCTCATCCCCTACAACCTGCTGATGTACGGGGTGAACGACGTCTTCGACCACGAGTCCGATCTGCGCAATCCCCGCAAGGGCGGGGTCGAGGGCATCGTGCTGGATCGGCGCGTGCACCGGCTCACGCTGTGGTCCGCGGCGCTGACGACGCTGCCCTTCGCGGTGGCGCTGCTGGCGATGGGCGGCGCGGTCTCCGCACTGGTGCTGCTGGTGGTGCTCGCGGCCGTGGTCGGGTACTCCGCCCCCGGGCTGCGGCTCAAGGAGCGCCCGGGGCTGGACTCGGTGACCTCCTCCACCCATTTCGTGGGCCCGGCCGCGTTCGGGCTGGCCCTCGCCGGGGCGCCGCTGGGACTCACCGCGGCGGCGTCTCTGGTGGCGTTCTTCCTGTGGGGCATGGCCTCGCACGCCTTCGGCGCGGTCCAGGACGTCCAGCCCGACCGGTACGCCGGCATCGGGTCGATCGCCACCGTGATCGGGGCGGCGCGCACGGTGCGGCTGTCGCTGGTCCTCTATGCCGCCGCCGGGGCGGTGATGCTGCTGACCGGGTGGCCGGCCGCCCTCGCCGGGCTGCTCGCGCTGCCCTACCTGGTGAGCATCTGGCCGTTCCGCGCGCTCAGCGACGATCGGGCGGAGCAGGCCAACCGCGGCTGGCGGCGCTTCCTGTGGCTGAACCTGGTGACGGGGTTCCTGCTCACCCAGCTGCTGATCGTGATCGCGCTGATGCGCTGA
- a CDS encoding NupC/NupG family nucleoside CNT transporter — MIDLLWGIGGMAGLLLIAVALSSDRRAIRLRTVIGAFAIQLGLGVMVLYWGPGQWVLEKVSAGFQAVIDTSGAGISFLFGPLLPKEGEGSIFALQVLPVIVFFASLTAVLYHWKILPKVVQWLGGALGKALGTSYGESVNAAANIFVGQTEAPLVIRPYVKGLSRSGLFAVMVGGLSTVAGSVLVGYSLLGAPLEYLIAASFMAAPGALLMAKILVPENDPDAVAREAALVTADSRGRSARSADAAGTGTTTTATADGESAAEAPAPDREDEETDTGYANVIDAAAGGAADGLKLAVNVGAMLLAFISLIALINLLIGLVGGWFGAGDLTFEQILGWLFAPIMAMIGVPWDEAVAAGSFVGQKVVVNEFVAFSDFAPQIETFSPKTAAITSFALTGFANLSSLGILLGGLGGIAPERRSEIAQLGLKAILAGTLANLMSATIAGIMIG, encoded by the coding sequence ATGATCGACCTGCTGTGGGGCATCGGCGGGATGGCCGGGCTCCTTCTCATCGCCGTCGCGCTGTCCAGCGATCGCAGGGCGATCCGGCTGCGCACCGTGATCGGTGCTTTCGCGATCCAGCTCGGTCTGGGGGTGATGGTCCTGTACTGGGGACCGGGCCAGTGGGTGCTGGAGAAGGTCTCCGCCGGTTTCCAGGCCGTCATCGACACCTCGGGCGCCGGCATCTCCTTCCTGTTCGGGCCGCTGCTGCCGAAGGAGGGCGAGGGCAGCATCTTCGCGCTCCAGGTGCTGCCGGTGATCGTCTTCTTCGCCTCGCTGACCGCAGTGCTCTACCACTGGAAGATCCTGCCGAAGGTGGTCCAGTGGCTCGGCGGGGCGCTGGGCAAGGCCCTCGGCACCAGCTACGGCGAGTCCGTCAACGCCGCCGCGAACATCTTCGTGGGCCAGACCGAGGCGCCGCTGGTGATCCGCCCCTACGTCAAGGGCCTGTCCCGCTCCGGCCTGTTCGCGGTGATGGTGGGCGGCCTCTCCACCGTCGCCGGCTCCGTGCTGGTGGGCTACTCGCTCCTGGGCGCGCCGCTGGAGTACCTCATCGCCGCGAGCTTCATGGCGGCGCCGGGCGCGCTGCTGATGGCCAAGATCCTGGTGCCGGAGAACGACCCGGACGCGGTGGCGCGGGAGGCCGCGCTCGTCACGGCCGACAGCCGCGGGCGCTCCGCGCGATCGGCCGACGCGGCGGGGACCGGCACCACCACCACCGCCACGGCCGACGGAGAGAGCGCAGCGGAGGCCCCCGCCCCGGACCGCGAGGACGAGGAGACGGACACCGGGTACGCGAACGTCATCGATGCCGCCGCCGGCGGTGCGGCCGACGGGCTCAAGCTGGCCGTGAACGTCGGCGCCATGCTGCTCGCCTTCATCTCGCTGATCGCCCTGATCAACCTGCTGATCGGACTCGTCGGCGGCTGGTTCGGCGCCGGCGACCTCACCTTCGAGCAGATCCTGGGCTGGCTGTTCGCACCCATCATGGCGATGATCGGGGTGCCCTGGGACGAGGCGGTCGCCGCCGGCAGCTTCGTGGGCCAGAAGGTGGTCGTCAACGAGTTCGTGGCCTTCTCCGACTTCGCACCGCAGATCGAGACCTTCAGCCCGAAGACCGCCGCCATCACGAGCTTCGCGCTGACCGGCTTCGCGAACCTCAGCTCCCTGGGGATCCTGCTGGGCGGGCTCGGCGGCATCGCTCCCGAGCGGCGCTCCGAGATCGCGCAGCTGGGGCTGAAGGCGATCCTCGCCGGCACCCTCGCGAACCTCATGAGCGCCACCATCGCCGGGATCATGATCGGCTGA
- a CDS encoding ArsR/SmtB family transcription factor has protein sequence MDRARPLHVRASAAEVPDEALVAELRELLARADGVEELAGRMALLSDPRRLQILFCLHAHPGVRSSDLASVLGAHESTTSHALAVLREAGWVRARRAGREVRYELAEGSIHELLHQLGSAHLPGVHHPGEHAGEPPHGHG, from the coding sequence ATGGATCGAGCCCGGCCGTTGCACGTGCGCGCCTCCGCCGCGGAGGTGCCGGACGAGGCGCTGGTCGCCGAACTGCGGGAACTGCTCGCCCGGGCCGACGGGGTGGAGGAGCTGGCCGGGCGCATGGCGCTGCTCTCCGACCCGCGGCGCCTGCAGATCCTGTTCTGCCTGCACGCCCACCCCGGGGTGCGCAGCTCGGACCTCGCCAGCGTGCTCGGCGCGCACGAGTCGACCACCTCGCACGCCCTGGCGGTGCTGCGGGAGGCCGGCTGGGTGCGGGCCCGGCGGGCGGGCCGCGAGGTGCGGTACGAGCTGGCCGAGGGATCCATCCACGAGCTGCTGCACCAGCTCGGCTCCGCGCACCTGCCCGGGGTCCATCACCCGGGGGAGCACGCCGGGGAGCCGCCGCACGGCCACGGCTGA
- a CDS encoding FecCD family ABC transporter permease: protein MTTTHRTSAPSAAPPPAAASSTADPLAAASPASRDPLGLRSRARRSTLLLAVLGGLVALSLLLCVGIGPVPLSPAVTLQVIAHHLGLPVAAPTDPAAEAIIWSVRVPRVLMGTAVGACLAISGAALQAMVRNLLADPYILGVSGGASTGAAAAILFGVGAALGEYAQPVLAFVGALAAALLVFVIARSNGRVTSLRLLLSGVAVGYALSAVTSLLIFSSDSAEGSRSVMFWMLGSLSLGQWNAFLVIALVAGLLGTLVLTARAPLLDALAAGDGIAHGLGISPDRARIGLLVVVSLCTAAAVAGAGAIGFVGLVIPHLARRLVGSRHRVAIPASALLGAGFLVWADVVARLVMAPRELPIGVITAAVGAPFLLILIRRMQAREG from the coding sequence ATGACCACCACCCACCGCACCTCCGCGCCGTCGGCTGCTCCGCCGCCGGCCGCCGCATCGTCGACCGCTGACCCGCTGGCCGCAGCGTCGCCGGCATCCCGCGATCCCCTCGGACTGCGCTCCCGCGCCCGCCGCAGCACCCTGCTCCTCGCCGTGCTCGGAGGTCTCGTCGCTCTCAGCCTCCTGCTGTGCGTGGGCATCGGCCCGGTCCCGCTCTCCCCCGCGGTCACGCTGCAGGTCATCGCCCATCACCTCGGGCTCCCGGTCGCCGCGCCCACCGACCCGGCGGCCGAGGCGATCATCTGGTCGGTCCGGGTGCCACGGGTGCTGATGGGGACGGCGGTCGGGGCCTGCCTCGCGATCAGCGGTGCGGCGCTGCAGGCGATGGTGCGCAACCTGCTGGCCGACCCGTACATCCTCGGCGTCTCCGGCGGCGCCTCCACCGGTGCGGCGGCGGCGATCCTGTTCGGCGTGGGTGCGGCGCTGGGCGAGTACGCGCAACCGGTGCTGGCCTTCGTCGGGGCGCTCGCCGCGGCGCTGCTGGTGTTCGTCATCGCGCGCAGCAACGGACGCGTCACCTCGCTGCGGCTGCTGCTGTCCGGGGTGGCGGTCGGCTACGCGCTCTCCGCAGTGACCAGCCTGCTGATCTTCTCCTCCGACTCCGCGGAGGGCTCGCGCTCGGTGATGTTCTGGATGCTGGGCTCGCTGTCCCTGGGCCAGTGGAACGCCTTCCTGGTGATCGCGCTGGTGGCCGGGCTGCTCGGCACCCTGGTGCTCACCGCCCGGGCCCCGCTGCTGGATGCCCTCGCCGCCGGGGACGGCATCGCCCACGGCCTGGGCATCTCCCCGGACCGCGCCCGCATCGGACTGCTGGTGGTGGTCTCGCTGTGCACCGCGGCCGCCGTGGCCGGCGCCGGGGCGATCGGCTTCGTGGGCCTGGTGATCCCGCACCTGGCCCGGCGCCTGGTGGGATCCCGCCACCGGGTCGCGATCCCGGCGAGCGCGCTGCTGGGGGCCGGGTTCCTGGTGTGGGCCGACGTCGTCGCGCGCCTGGTGATGGCGCCGCGGGAGCTGCCCATCGGGGTGATCACCGCGGCCGTGGGCGCGCCGTTCCTGCTGATCCTGATCCGCCGGATGCAGGCGCGGGAGGGGTGA
- a CDS encoding ABC transporter substrate-binding protein produces MTSSPTRRTVMTSLLGVLGLGATACTASGHGAQASGEDGGSDEGFPLTLTDCDAEVVLPAAPERVVLLDSAPVTTLAGLGVLDRVVARAGSFPEGYYDDDLTGRLAGIPVLSEDIDTTGHLQISQEVVIAQRPDLVLGLPDGVTREGLRAAGAEVLIPRSYCGGLEERARFEMLFEEISTYGAVFDRAAEAVALVGALQERIETAAALPLGVSTAAVLYASAGGGPLYAYGAPSMATAQLDALGIENVFAGTAQRVFESGTEPLLAADPDLLIVLHEGTVPEEELLTELLGSSRLDSLRAVQDSAVLPLLFNFTEPASPLIVDGLERIGDWLSEQEQAG; encoded by the coding sequence ATGACCTCCTCCCCCACCCGCCGCACCGTGATGACCTCCCTCCTGGGGGTCCTCGGTCTCGGAGCGACCGCCTGCACCGCCTCCGGCCACGGCGCGCAGGCGAGCGGCGAGGACGGGGGCTCCGACGAGGGCTTCCCCCTGACCCTCACCGACTGCGACGCCGAGGTGGTCCTCCCGGCGGCGCCCGAGCGGGTGGTGCTCCTGGACAGCGCCCCGGTGACCACCCTCGCCGGGCTCGGGGTGCTGGACCGGGTCGTCGCCCGCGCCGGCTCCTTCCCGGAGGGCTACTACGACGACGACCTCACCGGCCGCCTCGCGGGGATCCCGGTGCTCTCCGAGGACATCGACACCACCGGTCACCTGCAGATCAGCCAGGAGGTGGTGATCGCGCAGCGGCCGGACCTGGTGCTGGGCCTGCCCGACGGCGTCACCCGCGAGGGGCTGCGCGCCGCCGGCGCCGAGGTGCTGATCCCGCGCTCGTACTGCGGCGGCCTCGAGGAGCGGGCGCGCTTCGAGATGCTCTTCGAGGAGATCAGCACGTACGGGGCGGTGTTCGACCGCGCGGCCGAGGCCGTGGCACTGGTCGGAGCGCTGCAGGAGCGGATCGAGACCGCCGCCGCGCTCCCGCTCGGGGTGAGCACCGCGGCGGTGCTGTACGCGAGCGCCGGTGGCGGACCGCTGTACGCCTATGGCGCGCCCTCGATGGCCACCGCGCAGCTGGACGCCCTGGGGATCGAGAACGTGTTCGCCGGCACCGCGCAGCGGGTGTTCGAGAGCGGGACCGAACCGCTGCTGGCGGCCGACCCCGACCTGCTCATCGTGCTGCACGAGGGCACCGTCCCCGAGGAGGAGCTGCTCACCGAGCTGCTCGGCAGCAGCCGCCTCGACTCGCTCCGCGCCGTGCAGGACAGCGCGGTGCTGCCGCTGCTGTTCAACTTCACCGAGCCCGCCTCGCCGCTGATCGTCGACGGGCTCGAACGGATCGGCGACTGGCTGAGCGAGCAGGAGCAGGCGGGATGA
- a CDS encoding ABC transporter ATP-binding protein, translating into MSEVVLEARGLTHRFGALEVLQGVDLTAHRGEVVGLVGPNGSGKTTALRILHRDLVPDAGQVRLEGRDLATLSGRERARHLAVMAQDSPSELPITAADAVMLGRLPHRGVFGATTGADERLAAEALELAGALHLARQDLSTLSGGERQRVLIARALAQQPRLLLLDEPTNHLDIGAQHHTLQLVRAQRLTTIVVLHDLNLAARYCDRVVVLAGGRIQADGPPSEVLDEALVGEMYAVAAERRTAADGTAQLLFRGL; encoded by the coding sequence ATGAGCGAGGTGGTGCTCGAGGCGCGCGGACTCACCCACCGCTTCGGGGCCCTCGAGGTCCTGCAGGGGGTGGACCTGACCGCCCACCGGGGCGAGGTGGTGGGGCTGGTGGGCCCCAACGGCAGCGGGAAGACCACCGCGCTGCGGATCCTGCACCGGGACCTGGTGCCCGATGCCGGGCAGGTGCGGCTCGAGGGCCGGGATCTCGCCACGCTGTCCGGGCGTGAGCGGGCGCGTCACCTCGCGGTGATGGCGCAGGACAGCCCTTCCGAGCTGCCGATCACCGCGGCCGATGCGGTGATGCTGGGGCGACTGCCCCACCGCGGCGTCTTCGGCGCCACCACCGGCGCCGATGAGCGCCTCGCCGCCGAGGCCCTCGAGCTGGCCGGCGCCCTGCACCTGGCCCGCCAGGACCTCTCCACCCTCTCCGGCGGCGAGCGCCAGCGGGTGCTGATCGCCCGGGCCCTGGCCCAGCAGCCGCGCCTGCTGCTGCTCGACGAGCCGACGAACCACCTCGACATCGGCGCCCAGCACCACACCCTCCAGCTGGTGCGCGCGCAGCGCCTGACCACGATCGTGGTGCTGCATGATCTGAACCTCGCCGCCCGCTACTGCGACCGGGTGGTGGTGCTGGCGGGCGGCCGGATCCAGGCCGACGGACCGCCGTCCGAGGTGCTCGATGAGGCACTGGTCGGCGAGATGTACGCGGTCGCGGCGGAGCGTCGGACCGCCGCCGACGGGACCGCACAGCTCCTGTTCCGAGGGCTGTAG
- a CDS encoding PadR family transcriptional regulator: protein MSVPPDLHLQELRRGTVVLACLQLLRTPGYGYGLLEDLERHGFRTDANTLYPLLRRLEKQEFLTSEWNTDEARPRKFYRTTPEGERLANTLTAEWSVLTGAIRSLTTTDPVSGEEH, encoded by the coding sequence ATGAGCGTTCCTCCCGATCTCCATCTGCAGGAGCTGCGCCGCGGCACCGTGGTGCTGGCATGCCTGCAGCTGCTGCGCACCCCCGGGTACGGCTACGGCCTGCTCGAGGATCTCGAGCGCCACGGGTTCAGAACCGACGCCAACACGCTCTACCCCCTGCTGCGACGACTCGAGAAGCAGGAATTCCTCACCAGCGAGTGGAACACCGACGAGGCCCGGCCGCGGAAGTTCTACCGCACCACACCCGAGGGTGAGCGCCTCGCGAACACCCTGACCGCGGAGTGGAGCGTCCTGACCGGCGCGATCCGTTCTCTCACCACCACCGACCCTGTCTCCGGCGAGGAGCACTGA
- a CDS encoding permease prefix domain 1-containing protein produces the protein MPATLTTRYIDATVRSLPTEVQEDVREELSASIADAVEARLAQGEDPRAAERAVLTELGDPAVLAAGYADRPLQLIGPRYFLTWLRLLRLVLMIVVPVVAVIVGLVEGLSGGSVGDVIGEVISVGLSVAVHIAFWVTVAFAVLERSGAETGLTWTVDQLPEQRSTGTGRADLIASLSFLALALGALAWDRLRGLATVDGETLQALHPGLWSAGILVLVALVLLEAALAVVIYRRGRWSIGTAVANSALAVGFMSWSLTLLGREQLLNPELLAAARSHGVDAESMRILGIALVLLIVGIALWDIVDGWVKTARDRRR, from the coding sequence ATGCCCGCGACACTCACCACCCGCTACATCGACGCCACCGTCCGCTCCCTGCCGACCGAGGTCCAGGAGGACGTCCGCGAGGAGCTCTCCGCCTCCATCGCCGACGCCGTCGAGGCCCGCCTCGCCCAGGGTGAGGACCCTCGCGCCGCCGAACGCGCCGTCCTCACCGAGCTCGGGGATCCCGCCGTGCTCGCGGCCGGCTACGCCGACCGGCCGCTCCAGCTGATCGGACCGCGCTACTTCCTCACCTGGCTCCGTCTCCTGCGGCTGGTGCTGATGATCGTCGTGCCCGTCGTCGCGGTCATCGTCGGCCTCGTCGAGGGCCTCTCCGGCGGCAGCGTCGGCGACGTGATCGGCGAGGTCATCAGCGTCGGCCTCTCCGTCGCCGTCCATATCGCGTTCTGGGTGACCGTGGCGTTCGCGGTCCTCGAACGCAGCGGCGCGGAGACCGGCCTGACCTGGACCGTGGATCAGCTCCCGGAGCAGCGGAGCACCGGCACCGGCCGGGCGGACCTGATCGCCTCGCTGAGCTTCCTGGCCCTGGCGCTCGGCGCCCTCGCCTGGGACCGACTGCGGGGCCTGGCCACCGTGGACGGCGAGACCCTGCAGGCCCTCCATCCCGGCCTCTGGTCCGCCGGGATCCTGGTCCTGGTGGCGCTGGTGCTGCTGGAGGCCGCACTCGCCGTGGTGATCTACCGGCGCGGCCGCTGGAGCATCGGGACGGCGGTGGCGAACTCCGCGCTCGCGGTGGGCTTCATGAGCTGGTCGCTGACCCTGCTGGGCCGGGAGCAGCTGCTGAACCCGGAACTGCTCGCGGCCGCCCGCAGTCACGGCGTGGACGCGGAGTCGATGCGGATCCTGGGGATCGCGCTGGTGCTGCTCATCGTGGGCATCGCCCTCTGGGACATCGTCGACGGCTGGGTGAAGACTGCCCGTGATCGCCGGCGCTGA
- a CDS encoding NAD-dependent epimerase/dehydratase family protein — translation MRIALIGGKGGVGSSLVEAWRAEHELTVLDRGAAPLPGVRDVVGEADDPAALTAALEGAEAVVHLAAQLPNGSEAEQLPGTAAAIGVNVGSVLLAMRLSRRLGLRSFVHISSLDVFARYGEVPIPAGALPDATALYGLSKRLAEQALRLSLDGPAPTAEEGPLTITSLRLAFPTTAEAWPRWITPLRQEQAEPVLHTLEDGTPISSLHPEDLAAAVMAALRRERGGAYEAIAVTAAAHSIADDSAARLLGWHPRHVLGD, via the coding sequence ATGCGCATCGCACTGATCGGCGGCAAGGGCGGGGTCGGCAGCTCCCTGGTGGAGGCCTGGCGGGCCGAGCACGAGCTGACGGTCCTGGACCGCGGCGCCGCCCCGCTGCCCGGCGTGCGGGACGTGGTCGGGGAGGCGGATGATCCCGCCGCGCTCACCGCTGCTCTCGAGGGCGCCGAGGCCGTGGTGCATCTGGCCGCCCAGCTCCCGAACGGCAGCGAGGCGGAGCAGCTGCCGGGCACCGCCGCCGCGATCGGGGTGAACGTCGGCTCGGTACTGCTGGCCATGCGGCTCTCCCGGCGCCTCGGCCTGCGCTCCTTCGTGCACATCAGCTCGCTCGACGTCTTCGCCCGATACGGCGAGGTGCCGATCCCGGCCGGGGCCCTCCCGGATGCGACGGCCCTGTACGGCCTCTCGAAGCGGTTGGCGGAGCAGGCGCTGCGCCTGTCCCTCGACGGCCCCGCGCCCACGGCGGAGGAGGGGCCGCTGACCATCACCTCGCTGCGCCTGGCCTTCCCGACCACCGCCGAGGCCTGGCCCCGCTGGATCACCCCGCTGCGGCAGGAGCAGGCCGAGCCGGTGCTGCACACCCTGGAGGACGGCACCCCGATCAGCTCCCTGCATCCGGAGGATCTGGCGGCGGCGGTGATGGCTGCACTGCGGCGCGAGCGCGGCGGGGCCTACGAGGCGATCGCCGTCACCGCCGCCGCCCACTCGATCGCCGACGACTCCGCGGCGCGGCTGCTGGGCTGGCATCCCCGGCACGTCCTCGGGGACTGA
- a CDS encoding NAD(P)/FAD-dependent oxidoreductase has translation MITIDPQTTTADDSAVVPTVAEAGATTDALPATVVDAAVIGGGAAGLSGALMLARSRRSVVVIDSAAPRNAPAEGIHALLGNEGTAPATYLARGRAEVRQYGGLIVAGEVTSARAADPSAEGDLRFTLTLADGRTLTARRLLVATGIRDELPEIPGLAAHWGTNLVHCPFCHGWEVRDRAIGVIATRAMSFHQVLMFRALSEDVTVFVAEGLEIDPGTRERFTALGVTVVETGIEEIVADAEGSLAGVRLVGGELVPRSVLTTATVMLPRLDGLEDLGLQVEDLPAEMGRKIATGSAGATEVPGVWVAGNAADPSAQVGAAAAGGALAGGHIHGMLVMADADAAVAAHRARVAA, from the coding sequence GTGATCACCATCGACCCGCAGACCACCACCGCCGACGATTCCGCCGTCGTGCCCACCGTCGCCGAGGCCGGTGCCACCACCGATGCGCTCCCCGCCACCGTCGTCGACGCCGCCGTGATCGGGGGCGGCGCCGCCGGCCTCAGCGGCGCCCTGATGCTCGCCCGCTCCCGCCGCAGCGTCGTCGTCATCGACTCCGCCGCGCCCCGCAACGCCCCTGCCGAGGGCATCCACGCCCTGCTCGGCAACGAGGGCACCGCGCCCGCGACGTACCTGGCCCGCGGCCGCGCCGAGGTGCGGCAGTACGGTGGCCTGATCGTCGCCGGAGAAGTCACCTCGGCCCGCGCCGCCGACCCGTCGGCCGAAGGGGACCTGCGCTTCACGCTCACCCTCGCGGACGGACGCACCCTCACCGCTCGCCGACTCCTGGTCGCCACCGGGATCCGCGACGAGCTGCCCGAGATCCCGGGCCTGGCCGCGCACTGGGGCACGAATCTCGTCCACTGCCCCTTCTGTCACGGCTGGGAGGTGCGCGACCGGGCCATCGGCGTGATCGCGACCCGTGCTATGTCCTTCCACCAGGTGCTCATGTTCCGGGCGCTCTCCGAGGACGTCACCGTGTTCGTGGCCGAGGGGCTCGAGATCGACCCCGGGACCCGCGAACGCTTCACGGCGCTCGGGGTCACCGTCGTCGAGACCGGGATCGAGGAGATCGTCGCGGACGCTGAGGGCAGCCTCGCCGGAGTGCGCCTCGTGGGCGGGGAGCTGGTGCCCCGCAGCGTGCTGACCACCGCGACCGTGATGCTTCCGCGACTGGACGGCCTCGAGGACCTCGGGCTCCAGGTCGAGGACCTGCCCGCCGAGATGGGGCGGAAGATCGCCACCGGCAGCGCCGGCGCCACCGAGGTGCCCGGGGTGTGGGTCGCCGGCAACGCGGCGGACCCCAGCGCGCAGGTCGGGGCCGCGGCCGCCGGCGGTGCGCTCGCCGGCGGCCACATCCACGGGATGCTGGTCATGGCCGACGCCGACGCCGCGGTGGCCGCGCACCGGGCTCGCGTCGCAGCCTGA
- a CDS encoding helix-turn-helix domain-containing protein, with protein sequence MTQTSEGVDGLVRQRLRALRLAQGLSLGDLAARAHLSPSTLSRIENGQRRLALDQLVVLARALDTGLDELVETQAEEVVSNATAEHGTDALRWRIRHAPNTVILRRRVTGPPPARERMRAHPGHEWLVVLSGTLTLLLGERRYRVTENQCAEFDTMLPHAFGAEGGPVDVLLIVDPEARRGHEHDGED encoded by the coding sequence ATGACGCAAACTTCTGAGGGTGTGGACGGCCTGGTGCGCCAACGGCTGCGTGCGCTGCGTCTCGCCCAGGGCCTGTCCCTGGGGGATCTCGCGGCCCGCGCCCATCTCAGCCCCTCCACCCTGTCGCGCATCGAGAACGGGCAGCGCCGCCTCGCCCTGGACCAGCTGGTGGTGCTCGCCCGCGCCCTGGACACGGGCCTCGACGAGCTCGTGGAGACACAGGCCGAGGAGGTGGTCTCGAACGCGACCGCGGAGCACGGCACGGACGCGCTGCGCTGGCGGATCCGCCACGCCCCGAACACGGTGATCCTCCGCCGACGGGTCACCGGGCCGCCGCCGGCGCGGGAACGGATGCGCGCCCATCCCGGCCACGAGTGGCTGGTGGTGCTCTCCGGCACCCTCACCCTGCTGCTGGGCGAACGCCGCTACCGGGTCACCGAGAACCAGTGCGCCGAATTCGACACCATGCTCCCCCACGCCTTCGGCGCCGAGGGCGGCCCGGTCGATGTGCTGCTCATCGTGGACCCCGAGGCACGGCGCGGCCACGAGCACGACGGAGAGGACTGA